TTTCACTCAATTTGGGCCAGAAATTAATCGTTTTGAGACTGTAATGTTAGACCCTTTTCGTTAATTTGATTATGCTACAGATGCCCAGTTTTACGGAAAAAGAAACAACGATTCACAAACCCTAGTTTTGTGGTCCTTAAATCTGTTGAGAGCGAGGTTTTTCTTAGAACTTAGAGCTGAGAAGGCGGAAGTCAATAGGGGGTTAAGACCCAGATGCGAGAAGACTCCGTAAACCCTGATCCGGGACcctgatttttcttgaggtttcGAATCCTGTGGTTGCTGTTTCATGGAACCGCCATTGTCGACCCTAGTCTTTGTGGTTTTTGGGTTCTTGATTTCCGTTTGCGCCCTTCACGTCGAGTCAGAGCTTCTGTCATTAGATGGATTGAATAGGTCTCCAGAGCCACCTACGGGACCTCCACCCTCAGCCTCCCCTCCTCTTGGGCGATCACCACCACCGCCGTCTCGTTCGCCACCAGTATCCTCTTCTCCTGCGCCACCAGTACCATCTTCTCCTCCGCCAGTACCATCTCCTGCTCCTCCTCCTTCTTGGTCCCCGTCACGGAATCCTTCACCGCTGCATCATGGCATTCAACCGAATAAGTCACCCATCAATATTGCTAAACCTCCCCCGAGCAACAAGAATCCACAATCCCAGCCACCGCCGCCACACGAACACAAGATCAACGCAGGGAAGAAGATCGGATTGTTGTTTTCGGGAATCGCCGCCATTCTTCagattggggttataagcttctTGGTATTCAAGAGGAGACAGCTTTTAAAGGTCAATGGCAGATACGAAACTTGTTCTTGAAAgttgatttttgtttttgttctgttttcgtGTGTATCAGATTTCTCATCAATTCTTTATAACATATGCGGAGCATAGTTTATAGTTGGGCCTAATCTTGTTGTTGGGTTGAGATTATTCTTTGAATGGAGAGCGTTACTGTGGTGGATGTGATTGAATTCCATTTCTTTAGTGAAGGGAGGGAGCGTTGTGAATTATCAAACGACTGATATATCAATGGTGATGTTGAAGCCATCTTGTTCCTCGGGTTTGTTCTGTAAATGGGTAATTGTTAATTGGCTTTTTCTTCATCTAgtttgtatgttgattttccttttccctttggtTCTATAACTTATTTAGAACACGTCCTACGATCtgaaatgaagaaaaaaagaggttcatgctttctttttttttcttcgttGCTAACCTTTTTCTAGTTCGAGTTTGTAACAATGTTAGATATCATGGAAAGAATTGCAATTGAttatgtttttcttgcaatatgtgCCGTAAAGGTGTGTACTTTATTTTGTTTCATACTAATTATAGTTTTGAAGATTGGTTCTTTGTCGTTGTAAAGTATTAGAAGGTAGGTTGTCACATTCGTGAGCAGCTATATAGTCTGAACTTTGCGTTGCAGGGAGGAAAGAAATTTAATCTTTTTGTGATGTTTATTGCTTATTAATAACTGATACTTAGCTTGGGAATATGTCCCACTTAAATATTTGTTTAAGCATCTCTTTGTCATCTTAAATTCTGTGTTGTGTTCATCTTTAATCCTGACCTTGATTAAGTGATGTTCCTTGAAAAGGATGTTTTAATTTGCTTAGGAAGTTGAATAAATACATTTAAGACTCACTTTTTGATTACTAGCCTACCATTGATACTTCCCCTTTGGGATTATTTCTTGCCTTCCAGGACACGTTTTCTTTCAAGCCCTCTCTTCTAGTGGCAGTTTTGCTCCTGTTTATAGCTTATTACTTGGGTTTGAATAGACTTGCCTGCAAATTATGGCCACATTACCGAGTCAACAGGTTGACTGACTTACATATGAGTTTTGATCACATTACTAGATCGATACATCTTATCACTTTGGTTACTTGACTTGCCTGTATGTCATATGACTCACTATTGGGTCAATACAGTTTGGTTGGTTGACTTACATATGAGTTATGATCACATTACTATAGGTCGATATGGTCTGGCTATTGATTGTAAAATGTTCTTGTACCAATATGACAATCGACACATGGTCAGTTATTGAACAAATTCTTGTACCAAAGTGTTCTTGTATCGCATTCTCTCGTATTTCAAATAAATGCAATGCATTTTCATTTTTCCTAAAGAAGTTTGTATGGTATCGAGCTTTGTTTTTCGGCTATTTCAATAAACCGTTCTAAATATGTGATTCATGAATCATGTAAAGTATCTGATGAGCTCAGTGACTCGTTACTGGAATACTCTGACTCTGTCCTCCTAACATCATATGACATGACTGGCTGGGGATTGCTGTATTATGTATTTGTTGATTGAGGATTGAGGAAGCGTTTGTGTATTTATGGGTGGTCAAGCACTTAGTTGGCTGATGGGACTGAAGAACTGAATTTAAAGGAAGATGGTACGAATAATGGAGGGTCGTCTACGATCCACCCATTAGGCTAACTTTTCAGTCCCTGATgtctttaataatttatttttaaaaaatagttttagcctcaactttttttttcttgaaaagaaatagaaaatatttttaatttttaataattataaatgcACTGAAATCTTCTATACATCACTCAGCACGTTTAAGTTATTATAGAGTTTTTTAAGAGTTTTTTTTAGGTAAAGTAATACTTACAAATCAAAAGTTAATTTTGTAATAGTTAGATCTCAAATATTTTTAAGTAGTAAGTAGTATTGTTATctatcaaaattcaaaagatgacgtggtgaatgagaaagagacacgtggcatcacaagtcatggaaaaatgaCAAAATATTGAAAAAGACCAATGAATAAAaatggataggtccaggacctatagggaagtcgaccaggcctaaaccttCTAAGGGTAGTCAGCCTAATCTAACCCTTAGGGATGGTCGGCCTGGCATCAAGGACTGCAtgaggtggtcggcccaccctatttttCATAGGGTGATCGGCTTAAACTCTCAAATACACTTTGCTGGATAAAGTTTATGCTCGTTCAAACAAAATATCAACATGCCTAGCACCTAGAGGGGTCATCGAGCTTAGCACCTAAGTTTCATAGACCAACTGATACTTAGCGTTTTCctgaaggtttcaatcgtgcattgtcaaccacaatctagagaaacaacgagaaacccacgatctcataatcatggagatgtagacacatatctccactacctaataatcgtgtaccaaactaTGATccccagtattactgatcatgtaacaactactgggtactataaataaatgacCCAGAGTTTCATAAATGGGACTTTTGGATCGATTGTTAGACGGATATTTTATGGGGAAAAACTCTGGGAAAATTAgtgacgagtgaactcttcaATTCATttgtgtaattgtctatcgagtcattcaatactaaagactaagtgaaTTAGGTTATTAATGTTCATTAGAACAGGGTTGTcccactataaatttctgtgtgtttgttTATATATTTGTACTCTGTTGTATATTATATTTAGTTCGTTTAAaatgtgtcgtatactgtacatacgaccgttggccaatttcacaggtcaacaagtatcattttaaattttaatttcttttttctttcaaaatacataaatacaaaaagtcatttgtaaaattgatttattttttgaaggcattttgcactctggcctagttttgataattttttgtaaaatgactTCTGACACTCCAGACAGCTGGTTGAAAATTTTTAGATAGAAATTTTAGAcaggtcattttgcaaaaaaatatcaaaactagGCCAGAGTgtaaaaagactaaaaaaaagagacaattttcaccaattactctaaataaaatataaaaaatggtgaatcaatttttaaaaaagtggaccttaatttatgacaataccaaacataatattgaaaaatatatattttcatgacatttaaaaaaatatttaatagttttacaaattaaattaatttttaattaaaaatttttttacctatattttttaatattaataaaagatTATCTCATGtacatatttatttatattttgtaaatttttatatAATGTAACTTAtactattcatatatatatatatatctcttctatatatatcaaagtgtgtagataataaaAATTCTTGTTTTTAACAATTTGTTTTGTTAAATTTAatagaatgttttaaatatttaacagaatatacctttaaaattaattaaaaatagatttttattaattatattaatataaattcaaatattatgatataaatttaaattcaaatgttataaaatataagactagatattcaataattatattaatataaatttaaatgtattattgtgataataatatataatcattattttttactaattatattaatatgaattcaaatattataaaatattattatgataattatgtttaatacaaaactagatatttaatacttatattaatataaatttaaatattataaaatattattataatagtaatatataatacataatcttaatttttattaaaataattattatttatgtttaaaaaggttaaaagAAAGAGATTTCATCACACTCATTAGAAATTTATCATAGTTTAAATGTAACTTAGAAAGTTACCGTATGTCTTATTGGATATCTTTAACAGAGTTAAAATTAGTAAAAATATGATTTaggacaaaataaataaaatgagcCCGGGGTAACTGTAATCGGTAATTATAACCTTTTTAGTTTCGGGTTTCGTTCTCCATTGCTGATCTATTTCTATTATGATACGAAAATATTACCATTAAATATGAGTTATACCAACCATTAACAATTTGCTGATCTGGTTACAATTCACACAGTAATAATCAACTATAACTcccctaaaaaaaaaaatcaattataaCCATAGATGGAGCTTAAGGTAACCATTTTGGCTACAAAAATAGTTGTAtggtttttttattatatattcttATTTTATGCTTTCGCAATACCAAAATAAACTTGGCTATAGAAATACCACATTGTAAATACCTGATTGTGGAAACTATTGAAAATTAAGATGAATTTGAGAGAGAACTTGAAGACTTTGTTAAAAACTAATGTTAATACAAGAGATAATATtatgatggaagatgtttttttttatagaacTCAACTTGTGTTTTTGGCTTGATACAAAATAGTGGAACTACAACTCTATTTATAGGACTATGTACTTTTctagaaacataattaaattattaactaGTAGATTATTCTAGATAATTCTCATATTCTAactaagaaatgtgagttctagaATACTAAAgacttatgtaacgccctggttaccccaaaacagttacggtgaacatgaaatttgactcattgcctgagtcctttggttaaaaacgttttctaagtgttattaacaggttaaggtgaaaaccaataaaaagggaaggatatattttatttgatacataaagctgttcatgggcccacaagaacatttacaggttatttacaactcaaaaatgtcaTTACTATTCCAAAAGTTCAaatcctgccgacctaagcgacaaaaatagggtaaaccccctggTTCCTCTAAGaattccttggccgtggtggtcaagcggccgcatatgtacacatcaccacctaagctctccactcaaggctgggtgaacttttcttttcctttacctgcaccacatagcacccatgagccaaagcccagcaagaaaacacagtatcatatgtaaacatcatcaaatgatttatcattataatcacacagagctcatagctttcaaacagatgagtgaatatcacatgaggttctagtaaaccatactgagtgactgacaagcaggtcactaattcaaatggaagagtggctgctgggtaagccactagccttcaacaaatgagagactgatgggtaagtccctactttaacaaatgagtgactgatgggtaagccacacaagcgcttatgatattcatcgaacttgaggtcggtccggcattaatgctctttgagtcattcaatgcagaaagtcgattagatctaatctttattggcttgcgtggaacacgctaaggccgtcctgactaatgagtcagcgcaatgtgactagtgcccagtactactgccgaacctgactaatgagttacaccttcacagttgatactagcacctttgccaaatctaactaatgagtcagtaccatgcacaagtgagcaacatttgctaagcattccacaatcaatccatgtccacatttatacaaccaacttgcctcatgaataaccatgcatgtcacatttggggtgcggttttcttacctccgattcgagctagaatgaacaaaagaacgacccttgagaacggtttagcttttagtcctttagcggttacctaataataacacattataggataccatcaataacatgataatcaaaggttctcaaaccaatatctagccttcgagagatcaatccaaactaatccaagtagtagggacactcccgaggcctaaaactaggttcccggggtcaaaacgagcaaacggggcgaaaacagggcaagggctgcggccctagcaccttgggccgcagcccccagagttccctgaagcaagggccgcggcgcccagcaggcacaaaaagccccacctgcttcttcaagacaaggtcgcggcaccccaagaacagggccgcgacccccaactctgggccattccaaaacatgtttctaacactccaaagcctccaaaatcacacctaaacattccccaatcatcaaatcaaagttctcaagcttcccaatgcttcaaaacccaaggttcaaacaaatcgaaaacccaacaattcacaaagtccaattcaaagcttagaaactctaaaaactcaaaactttaaacttagattaccttcgattaggttgttttctgtcaaatccttcggtcaagaagcttctaatctttcctaggatcgttatgcctcgatcctcgctcgattctgactcctagaactcaagatttcttcgaatatgcttcgggtggcaaaaatgaactaacgaaggagaacgagaggttttctaatcgtacgttctatctgacagctacttcaagcttacgtaacctcaaataaaacctaatgctcggggtcccgaaaatacccccgaggacattatagtcaaaacttccagaatttcaccatGATCTCAAagattcccaatttatcatcaaataaacattcctattaccccaaaattgacccctttatgacaaaaccgctaatccactaaatatgaTCGTCTCaggccgaatagctcgaatatataataatggaatctcattcacaaatcacatcatgcacccaaatatgCAAacttaccctcaatgggccaaatgaTCAGAACatcataatatttcaaatgtggacccacatgcatgcatatatcatcatattataataaaattcacataaacatgcatatattcatttaatggcgtaattaaacaattacggccctcccgacctactaaaccgccactaaacctcatcagagaattcggggcattacaacttaaCAACCTTTAGTAAATACATGAAGGCACTAGAAACTTTAGTAAATACATGGAAACTCTAAATTCATGAAAATTCTAGAAACTAACCATTATAAATCAAGTTTAATATTTCAACACCCTCCCTTAAACTTGATTTGTGACTCCAAGAATGCTTCGTAACTTGGCGAACATTTCTCCCTTGAGTGGCTTGGTGAAGATGTTTGCCGCTTGATCTTGAGACTTCACATACTCCAACCTCACTTCTTTTCTTCCAATGCATTCTCGTATGTAATGATAATGtgtgtcgatgtgcttgcttcttTCATGAAATACAGGATTCTTTGCTAGTGCAAGTGCTGATTTGCTGTCAACACGAATCTCGATAGACTCTTTTGTGGCACATTCAAATCTTTCAGCAAGTTTCTTAGCCAAATAACATGGcaaacacatgaagttgcaacaACATATTCAGCTTCACAAGTTGATAGTGTGACGATTGGTTGCTTCTTTGACATCCAAGTAAAAGCAGTGTTTCCCATGAAAAACACAAATCTGGTGGTGCTCTTTCTATCATCCAAGTCTCTACTCCAATCGCTATCACTATATCCAACTATCTCATAATTGTTAGAAGATAAATAAAACAAGCCATAGTTGGTTGTACCTTTGATGTACCGAAGTATTCTCTTTGCAGTCTTGAAATGAGTTGTTGTTGGAGCTTCCATATAGCGACTAATGATTCCAACAACATAGAGAATATCCAGCCTCGTACAAGTTAGGTAGCACAAACTTCCAACAAGTCTTTTGTAGAGAGTTGGATCCACCTTTTCTCCTTCATCATGCTTTGACAACTTGATTCCACATTCCATCGGTGTGCAAATTGGATTAGATTCATCCATCTTGAACTTCTTAAGCATTTCTCTAGCATAGCCTTCTTGAGTGATGAAAATGTCTTTGTCTTCTTGCTTCACTTCAATGCCGAGGTAATAAGACATTAGCCCAATGTCTGTCATCTCAAACTCTTTCGCCATGTCTTTCTTGAACTCCTCAAACATACTCGGGTTGCTACCTGTAAAGATCAAGTCATCTACATACAAGCATACAATCAAACTATCTTCATTTGTAACCTTGATATAGAGTGCATGCTTATATGGACACTGAAAATTCTTGTCTTGAAAGTACTTGTCAATTCGTGTATTCTAGGGTCTATGGGCTTGCTTTAGTCCATACAAAGCCTTCTTTAACTTCAATACTTTATTTTCATGTCCTTTTACTTCATAGCCCAATGTTTGCTCAATGTAGACTTCTTCTTTGAGGAAACAATTCAAGAAAGCAGACATTACATCCATTTGGTATATCTTCCATCTATTTTGGGCTGCCAAGGAAATAATTAATCCAACAGTTTCAAGACGAGCAACATGAGCAAATACCTCGTCATAGTCTTTGACTATAGCCTTTTGTAACCAATCTTGCTTTGTATCTTTCCACGTCTCCATTGACATTCATTTTTTTCTTGTACACCCATTTTACTCCAATCGCCTTGTGTCCTTGTGGAAGCGTAGCTAGCTCCCATGTGATATGCTTCATGATTGAATTGATTTCTTCATCCATGGCGTCTCTCCACTTCTTGCTTTCTGCCGCTTCTTGGTAACTTAAAGGTTCACAATCACCAAATAGACATATAAAAGAGATATCATTTTGGTTTTTAGTTACCTCATAAAGCTCTTGTAGGCTTCCAAAGTGTGGCATCTTCTCATTCGAACTTTCTCCTGATGAATCTACATgcaagtgtaatgccccaaaatccctaatgaggtttaatggttggattagtaggccgagagagccataattgatttattatgccattaaatgattatatgcacgattatgtgaattatattattatatgatgataaatgcatgcatgtgggtccacttttcattataagggtattttgataatttggcctgttgagggcatatttgtatattttcatgcatgttggtgaattatgaacgaggccacattattatgtggatatgttcgagcttttcgacatgagacgatcttagaatgcaaattagcggttcggtcataacgaggttatttacagggctcagggtgagtccgggggtaatttaatgattagaacattaccaagAATTAAATGAtaatgtgatatgatttattagcatttgagaatattgggaataacgggagttggaggacgttaattataattaacgagatagtcgagaaatgacgatttttcccttggggcctgttaaggaaataattataacctaggggcatttggtcatttgaccttaggatatattCAAATTAGGCTGGTTGTAGAAGCTTTAGGCAGTTGAAAACAgagactctctttctctctcacgatcaccatttttccttcttcttccgtTGGAATTTTTGAACtccatttgaggattcaagctaagagatcaaggtttggagcttaggaccttagttcaaccattaaagagggtttaatcttgagcttgaggtaagaattcagccatagaaactctggttatactctgtttttcattTGATTTTCAGCTGGAATTTTGAAgtggatagttgagaattgatggaggtttttgggaaagtttgcttgggttttgatgaggttgaggtatggatgaagttttggggttaaattataggtttggatgatgtttaGGGTTTATTTTGAAGCTTGGTTTTCAGGGGAAATCAGAGGGGAAAAGACTAGAATTTTCTAATCTATCAGTGGCGCCCCATCGTTAGGCAGATGAGAGAATGgggttctctctgacttggggcagtgccccagcgctaggtcATTTCCAGCaagacctatttttagggcttgggatgactttgggggctcgggggatggttccactacccttttgggtggattgggagtccTGAGAACACGGGATTGGTCCCAGTAGCGAGGTTT
This genomic interval from Humulus lupulus chromosome 8, drHumLupu1.1, whole genome shotgun sequence contains the following:
- the LOC133794538 gene encoding vegetative cell wall protein gp1-like, which produces MEPPLSTLVFVVFGFLISVCALHVESELLSLDGLNRSPEPPTGPPPSASPPLGRSPPPPSRSPPVSSSPAPPVPSSPPPVPSPAPPPSWSPSRNPSPLHHGIQPNKSPINIAKPPPSNKNPQSQPPPPHEHKINAGKKIGLLFSGIAAILQIGVISFLVFKRRQLLKVNGRYETCS